One Aerosakkonema funiforme FACHB-1375 DNA segment encodes these proteins:
- a CDS encoding DUF2203 domain-containing protein, whose product MKPDREPSQRSPNESADFEREFVQGLEEVERSLQALQERYAQVQQDKQRQAELKHRYEDVRQELRTNRSPQLKAELQQIQQQLEILEVNLESSLFSWSSLKEPFWMAVRFGGIGIAIGWLLKSCSG is encoded by the coding sequence ATGAAGCCCGATCGAGAACCGTCCCAGCGATCCCCAAACGAGTCGGCAGACTTTGAACGAGAATTTGTGCAAGGACTTGAGGAAGTTGAGCGATCGCTCCAAGCGCTCCAGGAACGCTACGCTCAGGTGCAACAAGATAAACAGCGACAAGCTGAATTAAAACATCGCTACGAGGATGTGCGTCAAGAACTCCGCACAAACCGATCCCCGCAACTTAAAGCCGAATTGCAACAAATTCAACAGCAGTTGGAAATCTTAGAAGTTAATCTGGAAAGCAGTTTGTTCTCCTGGAGTAGCTTGAAGGAGCCTTTTTGGATGGCTGTGCGCTTTGGCGGGATCGGGATCGCGATCGGTTGGTTGCTGAAATCTTGCAGTGGTTAG
- a CDS encoding ATP-binding protein has product MIAISKRPTGRTWATISFASTLYLCPILDLLVAEIPDQWQLEVRLGLQEALVNAAKHGNKLDPSKTVVVRFATIADHYCWVISDQGSGFSPCCKCEIDPDEHLPPDESECGRGLYILYKVFDQVNWNAEGTELSLCKHIKTRYKLPLFR; this is encoded by the coding sequence GTGATTGCTATATCAAAGCGTCCGACTGGGCGCACTTGGGCTACCATCAGCTTTGCTTCTACCCTCTACCTTTGTCCGATTCTGGATCTGCTGGTGGCGGAAATTCCCGACCAATGGCAGCTAGAAGTTCGACTGGGATTGCAAGAAGCTTTGGTGAATGCTGCCAAGCATGGAAATAAACTCGATCCCAGTAAAACAGTTGTAGTGCGATTTGCAACGATCGCCGATCACTACTGTTGGGTGATCTCCGATCAAGGATCGGGATTTAGCCCTTGTTGTAAGTGCGAGATCGATCCCGACGAGCATTTGCCTCCAGATGAGTCAGAATGCGGCAGAGGCTTATATATTCTGTACAAAGTGTTTGACCAAGTGAATTGGAACGCTGAGGGAACAGAGTTGAGCCTCTGCAAGCATATTAAGACTCGTTACAAACTACCTCTATTTCGCTAG
- the asnS gene encoding asparagine--tRNA ligase produces MTRRIAEVLKNGQPDESVKVQGWVRTKRELKEFAFVEVNDGSSLANLQVVLNPDLPDYAKVLKQLNTGASVEVEGVLVASPAKGQRIELKASAVTVYGEADPETYPLQKKRHSFEFLREIGHLRSRTNSFGAVFRVRNACATAIHKFFQERGFMWVHAPIITASDCEGAGEMFAVTNFDLNNVPRTEKQAIDYGKDFFGRPAYLTVSGQLEAEVMAMAFTNVYTFGPTFRAENSNTSRHLAEFWMVEPEMAFCDLSGDMNLAEEFLKYIFKYVLDNCAEDMEFFNQRIDNSVLATAENIINNEFARLTYTDAIALLEKADKKFEYPVSWGLDLQSEHERYLAEELFKKPVIVTDYPAKIKAFYMRLSDDEKTVRAMDILAPKIGEIIGGSQREERLDVLQRRIESMGINANDLWWYLDLRRFGTVPHAGFGLGFERLVQFMTGMGNIRDVIPFPRAPQSVEF; encoded by the coding sequence ATGACTCGACGCATTGCTGAAGTACTCAAAAATGGCCAACCCGATGAATCCGTGAAAGTTCAAGGCTGGGTTCGCACGAAGCGGGAATTGAAAGAGTTTGCCTTTGTTGAGGTAAATGATGGCTCATCTTTGGCGAACTTGCAAGTAGTCTTGAATCCCGATTTGCCAGATTATGCTAAAGTGCTGAAGCAGCTGAACACTGGCGCATCTGTGGAAGTTGAGGGAGTGCTGGTGGCTTCTCCGGCGAAGGGACAGCGGATCGAGTTGAAGGCGTCAGCGGTAACAGTATACGGTGAAGCCGATCCGGAAACTTATCCGTTGCAGAAGAAACGACATTCGTTTGAGTTCTTGCGGGAAATTGGGCATTTGCGATCGCGCACTAATTCTTTTGGCGCTGTGTTCCGCGTTCGCAATGCTTGTGCGACGGCTATTCATAAGTTTTTTCAAGAGCGCGGTTTTATGTGGGTTCACGCACCCATTATTACTGCTAGCGATTGCGAAGGTGCAGGGGAAATGTTCGCGGTTACCAATTTTGATTTAAATAATGTTCCTCGCACGGAAAAGCAAGCAATCGATTACGGTAAAGACTTTTTTGGACGCCCTGCTTATTTAACTGTCAGCGGTCAGTTGGAAGCTGAAGTTATGGCGATGGCGTTTACGAATGTTTATACGTTTGGGCCGACTTTTAGGGCAGAAAATTCCAATACTTCCCGTCACTTGGCAGAGTTTTGGATGGTAGAGCCTGAGATGGCTTTCTGCGATTTGTCAGGAGATATGAATTTAGCGGAGGAGTTTCTCAAATACATATTTAAATATGTGTTGGATAACTGCGCGGAAGATATGGAATTTTTCAATCAGCGGATTGATAATTCGGTTTTGGCTACGGCGGAGAATATTATCAACAATGAGTTTGCGCGGCTGACTTACACAGATGCGATCGCACTTTTGGAAAAGGCAGACAAAAAATTTGAGTATCCCGTCAGTTGGGGATTGGATTTGCAATCGGAACACGAGCGCTACTTAGCTGAAGAGTTGTTTAAAAAGCCCGTAATTGTCACCGATTATCCTGCCAAAATCAAAGCTTTTTATATGCGGTTGAGTGACGACGAAAAGACAGTGCGAGCGATGGATATTCTCGCTCCCAAAATAGGCGAAATAATTGGCGGTTCCCAGCGGGAAGAACGCTTGGATGTTTTACAGCGACGCATTGAAAGTATGGGAATAAATGCTAATGATTTATGGTGGTATTTAGATTTGCGTCGCTTCGGTACAGTTCCTCAC
- a CDS encoding NUDIX domain-containing protein, whose product MEKDIRLRISILGLFVKSNAVLMIHKMTGPQPDLWDLPGGGLEPGEPMMQALEREIREETGLTEFRVEELLTIVENFFPNWRGKLLHSLSIIYKCSVEDEPVFSATGDREVGSKGIQWLPIASLTIDTCSTRSWKALQAAGAIPKT is encoded by the coding sequence ATGGAAAAAGATATTCGATTACGGATTAGCATACTCGGTTTATTCGTAAAATCTAACGCAGTGCTGATGATTCATAAAATGACAGGCCCACAACCCGACCTTTGGGACTTACCCGGTGGCGGACTGGAACCGGGTGAGCCGATGATGCAAGCGTTAGAGCGAGAAATTAGGGAAGAAACTGGTTTAACTGAATTTCGAGTCGAGGAACTTTTAACGATAGTGGAAAACTTTTTCCCTAATTGGCGAGGCAAACTGTTACATTCTTTAAGTATCATTTACAAATGCTCTGTTGAGGATGAGCCTGTTTTCAGCGCGACTGGGGATCGCGAAGTGGGATCGAAAGGAATTCAGTGGTTGCCAATTGCAAGTTTGACGATCGATACCTGTTCGACTCGCAGTTGGAAAGCTTTGCAAGCAGCTGGTGCGATCCCCAAAACATGA
- a CDS encoding DUF6439 family protein: MPEPTQLLKSDRLNEFSTLELAQALMERLAISSNDWHRLKSNRKARASEQVAAALVLLLKDNPEEALLRLNQASGWLDRSISAPPCPTHGHNGDRQ, translated from the coding sequence ATGCCCGAACCGACACAACTTCTTAAATCCGATCGGCTAAATGAATTTAGCACCCTAGAATTAGCTCAAGCGCTAATGGAACGGCTTGCCATCTCTAGTAACGACTGGCACCGTCTCAAATCTAACCGCAAAGCGCGTGCGAGCGAGCAAGTTGCCGCCGCCCTTGTCTTATTGCTCAAAGATAACCCAGAAGAAGCGCTATTGAGACTAAACCAAGCATCCGGCTGGCTCGATCGCTCAATATCAGCACCTCCGTGCCCTACGCACGGTCACAATGGCGATCGCCAGTAA